In the Streptomyces sp. cg36 genome, one interval contains:
- a CDS encoding glycerol-3-phosphate dehydrogenase/oxidase, which translates to MSRTEPPAQAFSLNAARRTRDLARLAAGDTVDVLVVGLGATGAGAALDAASRGLSVAAIDAHDLAFGTSRWSSKLIHGGLRYLASAQVSVAHESAVERGVLMERTAPHLVRAQPFVLPLTPLTSRRNAALAQAGLRAGDLLRISAGTARATLPGPRRLSAVETLRTAPGLRPHGLYGGLLSWDGQLADDARLVTAIARTAAGHGARILTRTRALSVTGSGALVRDELTGQETTIRARTVINATGVWADQLVDGVRLRPSRGTHLILRASTLPGLNAGLHIPVPGETNRFVLVLPQGDGRVYVGLTDEPVDGPVQDEPTPPESDIGFLLDILNTALDAPVRRTDVVGAFAGLRPLLDDAHDDGSGSRTSDISRRHAVLTSGEGVVTIVGGKLTTYRRMAEDAVDAALAARGIAAAPCRTARLPLVGAARPAELAALAVPRRLLARYGTEAAAVHALGEADPRLREPVADGVEVTRAELRWAVRHEGALDESDLLDRRTRVGLVPADRAPALAAAREALAAEAHTTAGP; encoded by the coding sequence ATGAGCCGTACCGAACCCCCCGCGCAAGCCTTCTCCCTCAACGCCGCCCGCCGCACCCGCGACCTGGCCCGGCTCGCCGCCGGGGACACCGTCGACGTCCTGGTGGTCGGCCTCGGCGCCACCGGCGCGGGCGCGGCCCTGGACGCCGCCTCGCGCGGCCTCTCGGTGGCCGCGATCGACGCGCACGACCTGGCGTTCGGCACCTCCCGCTGGAGCTCCAAGCTCATCCACGGCGGGCTGCGCTACCTCGCCTCCGCCCAGGTCTCCGTCGCCCACGAGAGCGCCGTGGAGCGCGGGGTGCTGATGGAGCGCACCGCCCCCCACCTGGTGCGCGCCCAGCCGTTCGTCCTCCCGCTGACCCCGCTCACCTCGCGGCGCAACGCGGCCCTCGCCCAGGCCGGACTGCGCGCGGGCGACCTGCTGCGCATCTCGGCGGGCACCGCCCGCGCCACCCTGCCCGGCCCCCGCCGCCTGTCGGCGGTGGAGACCTTGCGGACCGCACCTGGCCTCCGTCCGCACGGCCTCTACGGCGGCCTGCTCTCCTGGGACGGCCAACTCGCCGACGACGCCCGCCTGGTGACCGCCATCGCCCGCACCGCCGCCGGACACGGCGCCCGGATCCTCACCCGGACCCGCGCCCTGTCCGTCACCGGCTCCGGCGCCCTCGTCCGCGACGAACTGACCGGGCAGGAGACGACGATCCGGGCCCGGACCGTCATCAACGCCACCGGGGTGTGGGCGGACCAGCTCGTCGACGGCGTCCGGCTGCGCCCCTCGCGCGGCACCCATCTGATCCTGCGCGCCAGCACCCTGCCCGGCCTCAACGCCGGACTCCACATCCCCGTACCCGGAGAGACCAACCGCTTCGTGCTGGTCCTGCCGCAGGGCGACGGCCGGGTCTACGTCGGGCTCACCGACGAGCCCGTCGACGGGCCGGTCCAGGACGAGCCCACCCCGCCCGAGTCCGACATCGGCTTCCTGCTCGACATCCTCAACACCGCCCTGGACGCGCCCGTCCGGCGCACCGACGTGGTGGGCGCGTTCGCCGGGCTGCGCCCGCTCCTCGACGACGCCCACGACGACGGCTCGGGCAGCCGCACCTCCGACATCTCGCGCAGGCACGCGGTACTGACCTCCGGCGAAGGCGTGGTGACCATCGTCGGCGGCAAACTCACCACCTACCGGCGGATGGCCGAGGACGCCGTCGACGCGGCGCTCGCCGCACGCGGCATCGCGGCGGCGCCCTGCCGCACCGCCCGGCTGCCGCTGGTCGGCGCCGCCCGGCCCGCCGAGCTCGCCGCCCTCGCCGTGCCGCGCCGGCTCCTCGCCCGGTACGGCACCGAGGCCGCCGCCGTGCACGCGCTCGGCGAGGCCGACCCCCGGCTGCGCGAACCGGTGGCCGACGGCGTGGAGGTGACCCGGGCCGAACTGCGCTGGGCGGTCCGCCACGAGGGCGCCCTCGACGAGTCCGACCTCCTGGACCGCCGCACCCGCGTCGGCCTGGTCCCCGCCGACCGGGCCCCGGCGC
- a CDS encoding TetR/AcrR family transcriptional regulator: MKPIRHNRTDDEAVLDAARDCVLAVGVRRTTLTDVARRAGVSRMTLYRRWPDVRTLVGDVMTREWVAVTLGATPRTDPSRPVRDQLVDGLVTGLRALREHPLLRKILDVDPELLLPYLFDRRGASQDALLAFVQEALEQGHADGSVRADHPLRQARALFLVIQSYALSLRTMTDTTDPELTDEAFYDELRHILERTLAP; this comes from the coding sequence ATGAAGCCCATTCGTCACAACCGTACGGACGACGAGGCGGTCCTCGACGCCGCACGGGACTGCGTCCTCGCGGTCGGCGTCCGCCGGACGACCCTCACCGACGTCGCCCGCCGGGCCGGGGTGTCCCGGATGACCCTCTACCGGCGCTGGCCCGACGTGCGCACCCTGGTCGGCGACGTGATGACCCGGGAGTGGGTGGCCGTCACCCTCGGCGCCACGCCCCGGACCGACCCCAGCCGCCCCGTCCGGGACCAACTGGTCGACGGACTGGTGACGGGGCTGCGCGCGCTGCGCGAACACCCGCTGCTCCGCAAGATCCTGGACGTGGACCCGGAACTGCTGCTGCCCTACCTCTTCGACCGGCGCGGCGCCAGCCAGGACGCCCTGCTCGCCTTCGTCCAGGAGGCGCTGGAGCAGGGCCACGCGGACGGCTCCGTCCGCGCCGACCACCCGCTGCGCCAGGCGAGGGCGCTGTTCCTGGTGATCCAGTCGTACGCGCTCTCGCTCCGGACGATGACCGACACCACGGACCCCGAACTCACCGACGAAGCGTTCTACGACGAGCTCCGGCACATCCTTGAGAGGACCCTCGCCCCATGA